From the genome of Solanum pennellii chromosome 6, SPENNV200:
AACAGCTCAAAAAACTCAACCACCTACAGGTTTAATGGATACAGAAAAAGATTACTGTAGTGTATGCCTACCAGTTGACGATAATTCCTTACTTTTTTTTCGGGTGGTAATGGAAGTGTGTTGTTATGTTATGACATGGAGATAAGATAATTGGCGAGAATACTCACAACACTGCAGTAAATTATCCATACTTTTTTTGTGAAAGTTACGAAGATATTGCATTTGTTTTCTCAGAGAAATATGTTCTTGATTATCAATTAAGTAACCTGACTATGATTGAATTATCTCACAAATCTTCGATTTGGTTGTAGGAGTTATATCTGGTGCACTTCTGTACATTAAGGATGATTTTCCTGAAGTCAATCAGAGCAGTTTCCTACAGGTACATGAATAACCAATTTCATTCTGAGCTCTATTGTAGAATACGGACATAACAATTTAATAAGAAGTGATCCGAAAAATGGAACTTTTGAGCACAAAAGCTGGTCCAACATAATCATATGGCTTGTTggaattataaaaaattaatggatGGAACGGGGAATGGGTGAGGTTGAAGCTCACTTATTACTTTTATAGATGATATGATGATAACAGATTGTTATATTAGTTTCTTAGTAAAGGATGTTGATTTCAGTCGTCTTGTCAGTTGCATTGAAGGGATTGTTCTAACCTTATCCAAAGAATTTTTCATAACTAAATGGGGTAATCTAATATGGTTGAACAAGTGTGAAATGCAAAATGACATGACGCTACTTGTATTTATTGTGATGATGCAAGTGTGGAATGTGATTTAACAGCTATCAAATGTGCTTTACTCTGTTGTAGTAGTAAACTCTCCAAATTTATTACCAATGTTATCTTTGCTAATTATACGATAAATAGGACTTTATTTCCGCAGCGAGCCAATAACACTTAATAGGTGGTCCTATTTCTGGTTAATCTATTTTCCCCCGTTAATAGTTCTGTTTCATGATTTTGCAGGAAACTATTGTCAGTATGGCATTGGTTGGTGCGATGATTGGAGCTGCTGCTGGGGGCTGGATTAATGATTATTTTGGACGGAAGAAAGCTACTCTGTCTGCTGATGTTGTTTTCTTACTGGGATCTGTGGTAATGGCTGCAGCTCCGGATCCGTACGTTCTTATACTTGGTCGACTCTTAGTAGGTCTGGGAGTTGGTATTGCTTCTGTCACTGCTCCTGTATACATTGCTGAAGCATCACCATCAGAAATTCGTGGGGGCCTTGTTAGCACAAATGTACTAATGATTACAGGTGGACAATTTCTTTCCTACCTTGTAAATCTTGCTTTCACAGAGGTTAGATATTTCTTCTTATTTCCTGCCTTATCTAACTTTATCTTACTTTGATTTCTTGATaactaaaaatgaacaaaatcttGTGTTGCATATCATGGGGGATTATTTGACAAAATCAAAAGCTTAAAAtgttcaaagaaaaaatctcaGAATTAGACGAGCTTGTAGTTACTCCCTTCGTTTCATTTTATGTGCAATAGGAACAAAGTTTAAGTACATAatacttttgaatcttgtggttttaaacTAAAGACGTGTATAAAGTATCAAAAATCCCTTTAATATTGCGGCCTTGAACATGCCATATGATGTTGGAGTTAAAGAGCTATCAAATATAGAAAGTAATGTTCTTTCTAGACTGAAAGGGAAGTAAGATAAAGTAAGTTGCAAAAGAGGGAgtactattatttaatttgcTTCTATCAATTTGTCACTCTCTGTCCTTGAAATTGGGATAGTGACTATGCGGGTAGAGGACTTGTATTTGTCATGTGCATACAATTACATATGCATTATTATTGTATAAAAGCAGATATGGTTGGGGAAAGAACTGCTTATGTTTTGTGATCTGCTGATCGAGTTCTAACTAGAGGAACACTACTGAGAAAATCAAACTTTTGTAATCTCCCTCACACAAAATCATCCAGTGTGATCTCAATCTTTACTTGATTAAGGTTTCACGCTCATATGATTGCTCAATACAGTTTTTTATTGTACATAGCTGGAAAGGACTAGTTTTACTGTCTGCCGAATCTCAAGTTTCATTTTTCTTGATACTGATTCCCTTTAATAATCACAATTATGTGGGGGAGTACTGGATGAACATCTCCAACTGATAGTGCATGAATGCTGTTCTGTTGTCTTAAAGAAAATCTTTTAGATTTCATTGTTAACTTCCTTAGCCGCTTGTATGTTTGAGCAGGTACCAGGGACTTGGAGATGGATGCTTGGAGTGGCAGGAGTGCCTGCCGCGATTCAATTTGTCCTCATGTTATTTTTACCCGAGTCTCCACGATGGCTTTACATGAAGGTGCAAATTCTTAACTTTGTTGAAAATTACCGCTGATAAATAACAATTGTTGACATAGAAAACCACTGCAGAGGGATAAGTCTGAAGCTGCCACTGTTCTAGCTAAGATTTATGATCCTTATCGATTGGAGGAGGAGATTGATCAGCTTGCTACTGCATTAGAGGAAGAACGCTTGAGAAAGCAGGCTGTCAGTTACCTGGATGTTTTTAGGAAGAAAGAGATTAGACTTGCGTTCTTTGCTGGGGCTGGATTACAGGTACTCTCTAGGCTTCTGTGATGCTACAATAATATGTACCGATTGCTTCCAGCACTATCGTCTTATTTTTGGTAACGCTATATTCCCACTTGGGATCCCCTTAAGCTTCATCTAGACTGGACATAAAATTTTGTCTTTTAACTTGAATTCAAAAGGGCATGGGAACATGATGATGACACTTATAGGACACTTTTGGTGGGCAGTAGATTGATTTTAAACAGGAGAACTTGATGCAATTTGTATACTATTTTCTTTGTTCACTTATTAGTTAAAAGTGCTCATTTCTTGATAAAAGAAAGTTGTTAATAGCGTCAAACTGCAAACATCTTTCTTATTTCCCTATTACACTATTGCATGGGAAGTTCATTGTTGATCGTCAGAAATGAGTGGTAATTGCTTGTTTATAATCATTACTCATTTGAATATGCAGGCATTTCAGCAGTTCACAGGCATCAATACGGTTATGTATTACAGTCCAACAATTGTACAGATGGCTGGGTTTAAATCAAATCAGCTAGCATTACTTCTGTCTCTCATTGTTGCTTTAATGAATGCCATGGGTACTGTAGTGGGAATTTACCTCATTGATCACTTTGGACGCAAAAAGTTGGCATTGACAAGCTTATCCGGTGTAATTGTGTCCTTGATTCTCCTAGCTGTAGCATTTTTCTTAGAGTCATCTACTTCAGGCAATGTTGGGGCTTATGGGTGGATTGCTGTAATAGGCTTAGCCCTCTATATTGCTTTCTTTGCACCTGGTATGGGTCCTGTGCCATGGACAGTGAACTCAGAAATATACCCAGAGTCCTACAGAGGAATGTGTGGTGGCATGTCTGCTACTGTCAACTGGATATCAAATCTTATAGTGGCCCAGAGTTTCCTATCCTTAGCCGAGGCTGTGGGCACAGGTGTTACTTTCTTGATACTAGCTGTTATAGCAGTGATGGCATTTGTGTTTGTCGCCGTGTTCGTGCCAGAGACCAAGGGCTTGTCATTTGAGGAAATGGAGAAGATTTGGAAGGAGAAAGCTTGGGGTAATGGATCTGGCAAAGAACCACTTCTTGAATCAAGAAGCTAGTCTAAAAGAATCTTATGGCATCTTCATTGTCAGGGGGTGTGTGGTACACCGACATCAGTACTCAGTGAAAATTAACAAGTAGCGTCTGGAGAGGGTAATGTGTACGCAACTTTACCTCCTCTACCTTTGTTGTACCACCTTGTATATTATGTACACTAATGAGATCAATGCAATGTGATGTGGTTGAGGGGAATTTTGCAACTGCGTTTATTAAAGCTTTGGTTGCAATTTCCCCAATCGATGTGATAGGTCCTCTAGTAGTACtagtctttctttttttgtatcAAAGCTGGTGAAGGTCTAGGAAAACATTGAACGACTTTGCTCTAGACTTTTTGAGCTTCATTGTattattatctaattaattaaaaaaattgtttggacgcagttatattttatatacagagtattttaatattcaatCAGGATTTTTTTCTTCGATCAAAACTTTGAATCGTCGATTCTATGGTTGAACATTGAAATAGTGAAATAACATGATGCGGATTTCGAGTCCTCTCAACAAGTTAATTATTCATGAggtttaaaacttatatatcataatttttataaaaataccttatatatattatatagtttttattGGTCTATTAAATAACTAAGTTGTTaatacaaattataatatagACAAACAggaacatattaaaaaaaattgagtgaaattgaaatattttattaggATTAAGGTATctaattgaattatttattacttaattcTTATGCCTAAATATTCCGTCAAATTTAATGATCCAACTATGTATTAAGCCAAAATTAAATAGTAGGTCAAACTGGGGTGTTTGTGAAAATTTTCGTTTTAAAGggttaatttgcaatatttggGCATCTTATTGGGTGAAAATGCACATAATCCTTCGTCAAATTAGGGTTTTGACTGCCTATATAAGCTCGCTTTCGTCCCAAAATCATCCCTCATTGTGAACAAAGTGAGTTCTGCAAAAGTAGGGTTTTCTTGCAAACACATCGCGCAGCCTCGCTTTTCTGTGAAGATGGGTCACTCTAACATCTGGAACGCTCACCCAAAGAACTACGGCCCTGGCTCTCGCACATGGTATCCTCATTCTCAAATCTCCTTTGTTGATTAAATTGCTGTGTAAATCAAGCTTTTGTTTCGTTACTGCTTGATTTTGTTGAATCACATACGCGAAAACTATATACtgttgtttgtttttttgcTTCAACTCTGCGCCGTTTGTAATTTTTAGATAGAAATTAGATAAGATCTGAAAAGATTGTGTTATTCGATAGTTTCTATAGTAACTAGAATCGAAACACACCTAACGGAGGCTACGAAAACTGTGAGTAGTGTAATTGTGTAAATAATTGATCCTCTTGCTCATGTTAAGGTATTGGGAATGGTATCCGAATGAATTTATAGATTTGTGTCTAGGTTATGAGTGATGATTCAATACTCTAAATTTTTTACTGTTATGTTTTGATATGACTTGATTTCCATGAAGAATAGATTGTTGTGATGCTTACGAGTCTATGTCTGTGGCTAGGTTTTGTTAAGTGAGTATTGTTGAACATGATTCCTTTCATTTGCTGTCAATGTGCACTTTAGAAATAATGGAGTTGTTTGGTGCAAATAGGATTACATACAGAGGGATTTATATGAGTGATTAGAACTAGTGTAGTATTAGCATATACTTGATTGTTCtgatgattgaaaatttattttcaatctcCTAAAACAGTTTTCAAATTATGTCTCTTTTAGTTCACAGGGATTGGTGAGTGGTGAGAATTTAGGATATTAGTGGTCTTTGATGTTAAAATTCATACTAGAATCTATTCTTTGCTCTTACCTTCACATTCCCAATTGAAATGTATTAGGTTTTGGATTTGCTAGTTCTAGAAAATCTCTATAATTGGAACTGTTCAGTGTCAATAAATAAGATTTTCTTTGGTGATCATGTTTCAGTTTTTTTTAGTCCCTCTCTATGTATTATTCTATTTAGTTTTATGTACATTGTGCAACTAAAATGGTGGAAGTGAATTTGTTTACTGCCATTTCAGTAGTTGATCTTGAATTCCTTGTACGTATTGCAGCCGTGTGTGTGGTAATCCTCATGCAATTATTAGAAAGTATGGACTCATGTGCTGCAGACAGTGCTTCCGCAGCAATGCCAAGGAAATTGGCTTCATCAAGGTATACACTGCATTTTGTATTGGAAATTCTAGCGGAGTTGAAGTCCTTTTCATGTAGCTATTTGAATCGGACACAAAATTATGTTTTGCCTGGATTACCTTTGGTCTTGGTGCTATTAAGCTTTGATATGTTGATTCCTTCGTTTTGGCTAATcaaattttctcttaattttattGCAGTACCGTTAAAAATCTTGAATATGAGTTTCTACGAGGACCTCTACATGTGGTGCTGGTAGACATATGGCATTAGAGCTTTTTGATTTGCGTCTCCCTTCAGTTAAATGATGTAATGggataattttgatttatgttttaaCTTTTGGAAGTAACTGCTATGTGGACCTAAGAAAActagttttttaaattttatattttgttctaTACATTcctaatttttagattttcttttattcttttgcTTCTCAAGTTCAACTTACATTGATATTTCTCTGTTTGTCTGAATACTTGTAAGTACCTGCCAATACATGAGTTTTGAGAATTAGATACCCAACAAATAAGCAAGCTTGAATATCTAATTCAAACTCATAATTCCAAATCGGTAATGATTAAGAGAATGAGAGACTAAACAACTGCTTCAGATTAGGTTAAAGACTCTTAAGTAGAGATGGGTTTACATGTAATAGTTGTGTGAGATATTTTTGATCAAGCATCTTACCTATCTCACATACAAGTATTTATAACAAATAAAGAATACTTTAAGAATATCCTCAATTCTAGAAGAAGAAATTGGTCTCATGAGCGAGTatagtatataattatataataatggGAGCTAAACTATCTAAAGGCCAAAAATAAAGGCTCTTAtagtttatataaataattcCTGCAtagcattttctttaattattactCACaggataaaatataattaattggtTGATACTAGATCACTGCATAACAAACAcctaattaaattttacatatagAGGTAGACGGTAGAGTTTATACACACTTGATTCTTATCTCACGAAGATAATCATTAATTAAACAACCTCTAACCCTATGTAGTAGTTCAATTCAGAGTTTCATTCAATTCTTGTGTGTTCATGTCCTCAATTCAATAAATGTACTATATTTTTCCTGATGTTCAcctcataaaaatatatcaccCTTTTTATTATACGTGTTGACtttaataaattgaaaattttttaaaatgattcaaTTGAGATTGATGTGTATGATGAAACTAGAGTTTGTAGAGATGAATGATCAACGTAATTACTTAGTAGATATTTGAAACAATTTATCATGTGTATTTTCGGGTGCTTTAGTTTGAACAGATTATGATTCAAGTGACTAAATGAAATTTACTGAAAAATTTAGAGAATAACTAACAATGtattaaagttgaaaatttataactttatatCTGATCAAACTACTTTTGAATAAATTGAAACGGAACGAgtgataaaatgatttttagacAAAATTATAGCATGTAGGACAATGGAGAACCACaggatgaaattgatgattgtGTTCTCATTTGTTACCAAATACCAATCACACGTCTCATGTGTGACTTGACAAGTTTCATACGgcgtatttttattattattttttgtttttaaactCAAAATACACAACACtatcatctatatatatatgatcattATCTAAAAggttaatttattataatgattGTGTGTTTCTTtgtgaaatttaattttcatacattatgTGTTGTATGTGATAATCTTCAATTGTGAATGGTTACGAATTTAACAAATTGTTAAGTGATAAAACATAtcattgtcattatatatgttatgttaaGTTTGTATtgttactaaaaaaaaagaactaaaaatacTTAAAGGATCAAAGAATAGAAGAATAGTTTTCATGTCAATGTTTAATGTACTACTTTTTCAGTCCCAATTTATTTGACATATTTAATCAGATAAGATATAAGAGAAATAATATGTTTACTGAATTATTCTTTTTGTGATATATAGATAGTGAAGTGATCGCCTAGTGTAGGAAATACAAGATATAAGAGATATTAGTGCATCTCCATGATGTTAATAAGTTGCATTGATTGATTTCTTTAGCTTACTGAGGAAGAATAATGTCCTTTAGCAATATCGATTATTCCTAGTTTAATTATAATCGAAAACCGTCAGAGAGGTCCTAATTGACCTTTTATAACCAATTTATTCGTAAAGTCACAAAGCTCTCTTCTTATTGGATGCTAACAACTAATTTAAGTTCAATACGAGACAGAGTTTCAAGTACTAGTCTTTTCTTCTCAACAGCTAACTCGTAGAAAGAAGCTTTCGTTCTAAAAATCGTAACTTCTCACCAGAGAAATTTCCTTCCATTTTCTAAATGTCTAATGGTCTGTTCTTTCACTATACAAATAAGTatatatttgagtttttttttaactttcttgTCAATTGAAAAATCATCTTagttttttataataatttcacCTCTAAGAgccaaaatatatttaatcaatTGGCAGAATGTCAATTTTCTTATTGTCAAATAATTAATCGAAGGTTCTCGAAACTAAAATTTTCAACcatatattctttatttttaattaaacatgtCAAAATTTCCCATAGAATAGTCAATTTTCCatgttttaataatttgataCTACATTAGGTGAGTGATCTTATTGCTGTCTTTAGAAAATATCTAGTAGTTTTGGAACCAATAACATCACAACAAAGGAGGGCATTCGCGTCTAGTAGTTTCGATCCAGATtttgtatatcaaataaaataagatataaataatatattataaatttaataattaatctaaaaaaaattcaaatccaaattcataaaatttaaatcataaGTCTCCGTTAATGATTCCAAATTAGGCCAAAACTATTAAGTATAGATAGGTTGACATCACAtagttatattatatatgagaTATGTTTGATCAAGCACCATACAACAAATAAGAATACTATAAGAATATTCTCaattaatcatattaattaGTATAGTATTAATTAATCACAGCATGATGTATAATTGTTTCATAATTAATCAATGCATAACAAATAACATATatcaaatgaaatttcaaaagtgATAGTGTATATGCAAGACTTAACCCTCGTAACATAAAAAAGATTGAAACGATTTTTTAACTATATTTAACAGTCCAGTGCATGAAGTTTCATCTAACGTGGGATCAAGCATATATTGAACAGTCTGAATAACAGAGAGACATATTTTTACGTAAAAAAATATAACGAAggataaattattcttttttttcataggaaaaatgtaaatttgacta
Proteins encoded in this window:
- the LOC107023831 gene encoding inositol transporter 1 — translated: MTIISLPGSSGYLDASNNRKVSYFSNPYVLGLTFVAGIGGLLFGYDTGVISGALLYIKDDFPEVNQSSFLQETIVSMALVGAMIGAAAGGWINDYFGRKKATLSADVVFLLGSVVMAAAPDPYVLILGRLLVGLGVGIASVTAPVYIAEASPSEIRGGLVSTNVLMITGGQFLSYLVNLAFTEVPGTWRWMLGVAGVPAAIQFVLMLFLPESPRWLYMKRDKSEAATVLAKIYDPYRLEEEIDQLATALEEERLRKQAVSYLDVFRKKEIRLAFFAGAGLQAFQQFTGINTVMYYSPTIVQMAGFKSNQLALLLSLIVALMNAMGTVVGIYLIDHFGRKKLALTSLSGVIVSLILLAVAFFLESSTSGNVGAYGWIAVIGLALYIAFFAPGMGPVPWTVNSEIYPESYRGMCGGMSATVNWISNLIVAQSFLSLAEAVGTGVTFLILAVIAVMAFVFVAVFVPETKGLSFEEMEKIWKEKAWGNGSGKEPLLESRS
- the LOC107023803 gene encoding 40S ribosomal protein S29 codes for the protein MGHSNIWNAHPKNYGPGSRTCRVCGNPHAIIRKYGLMCCRQCFRSNAKEIGFIKYR